TTTGGACCAGATCCCTGTGAAGATCAGTGCTTCCTTATGATTAGATCCAAGGCCATCATCACAGTATATACTCAATTCATACGTAGTAGTGGACTGACCAACATTTTGGGATTTTTCTGTTTGACATTTGAATAGAGATCAGGGGATGAATAGTTGTCTCTACATGATGTCTGTGCATGAATTTAGTATTTTAGAATCCAAAATGATCCTTGTTACAGGAGAACAGAAGCTTTTGACTCACATTTACAGACCATGCCTgaggaaacactgccatctagagGTGCTCACCAGGGCTTCGGATGCGAAGAATTAGAGCCCTGCATTCAACCCATTGTTTCCGGTGAGAACAGGAcctaccacgaccctgaccgggGTAAAGCGACTGGGGCACCTAAAAATTGCACCTACAGGAACATTtatgacatcccattctaacttcataggcattaatatggagctgGTGCCCCGtcagcagctataacagctctCGACAACATTGTTGaatgtgtttgtgggaatttttcCCCATTCATCAAGAACCTCGACTCGCAATCTCTGTTCCAgtacatcccaaaggtgtttgctGGGGTGGAGGTTAGGGCCCTGTGCCAAACTCACCCaactatttatttatggatttgTGCActagggcacagtcatgctggattaaaaaagggtcttccccaaactgttccccaCAGTTACTGGTCCATCAGACTGCCAGATTCAGAAGCACAATCCATTGCTCCACAGCACACGTTTTCACTGCTCTACAGTCCAGTggtggcatgctttacaccacttccTCGGTCACTTGTCATTGAGAttagtgatgtaaggcttgtatgaagctgctcggccatgaagCTCCCGGTGCAGTTTTTATACTGTTAATGCCAGAGGAAGTTTGGAACTCTGCAGTTATTGATTCAGCAGAGCGCTGGTGACCTTTATGCACTATGATAGCTGTATGCATAGCTGCAATATaggtaaataaaacattaaggttttttttattttaattaaatccaactctaataaataatacaaagcaGAACAAAGGAGTGTCATTCATGATCTTTAATGCCAATATATACAGAACCTAAAAGAAaaatagaattttaaaaattaaatgaaataaatacaatatgatACAATTTCCACAATGTCTTTTGAAGAGATATTTATGGAAATTtcgatatatttatatagaatCTGTCTTCGTTTGGGACACGAGGTTTTCTCCCTTCCCCAAATCCCATAAGTCTTTGCGGTGCTGtcctttattttaataatacttgTTCCAAACATCCAAGCAGCTTGCAACACTCTCTACTGGTCCACATtcattcaatttttttttttttttttactttttcagcTTTAGCTTATGTTTCATTCGACACAAAACTTCATTTCATAAAAAATGGAATCAGGCTGAGAAATGAACAAAACCATTTGAGCAAAAGCAACAATCTGCTAAGCTTCAGTGCAAATGTGCTTAAATATGTTTGATATAACAGGGAGGATCAGGTAGGGTGGATCTTAGAAGCtgtctgatgctgaaatgtACACACTGGAATTCTGATTCAAATTCACACCGGATGTGTTTTCAAAATGCTGGTACAACTCGGTCTCAATTTTAACCCCTTTAAATCACACCAGCAGCCAAAAATGTACAAGTGAAGACTCATTAAGCAAAACGACATGATTCAAATCTATAGCAGGTCTGCATTTTTGCTAATGCTTAGTATCTGCCAACAGATCGTACTAGAGATGGAATGATGTATATTCATATGGTATAATAAtcttgctttaaaaaaaaaaaaaaaaaaaaaaatacaacgaTATAatatcgaacccaggtcctcggCATCTATGTGGCTGTGCTGTACTGGTCTCAGCTGTAACACctgcttatttatttaaccGTACAATCCTCCACTCACATGGCAGCAGCACAGTGGAAGAAATCATTGAGACACTGATCAGGACCTTCAGTtaatgtttacatgagtgaCCTTAAGCGAGACTTGGTTGTTAGTACTAGATGAGTTGATTTGGTAGGAACTGAATCAACCTGACTGCTCTTTacaaattatctctgaaccctGCCTGAGGTGGATGGACTACAACCAAAGACCTTATCTGGTACCACTTGTTTTTAAGCTGCTTTTACATTTACCACACATTTTTATCTAAAGCAAATTACATCTATGACTGAATAAaatgtgagcaattgagggctaaggtTCTACCTCAGGGGAACCACAGCGGCAACTTGGCAGTCGTGGGgcctgaactggcaaccttgcgattactagtccagtaccttaaccactgtgccATTACCACCTTAAATGCTTCTGGTGATCATTGTAAAAACCTGACTATACAAAAGGCTACGGTGGAGGATTGACTTAACCCCAAAACAATTAAGGCATCTTaatgttattttgtttgttttgggggGGAAAATACAGCAACGGTTCAGACAAATCTGAATAAATTCCATGTTTGAATGattttaagtaaaaaataagcaaatacatCCTCTACAGGGAACTTCTGCACATTCTAATGCACAACACTGGACATACTGGAAAATAACACATTGAATGTGGGATGTGTAAAAGTAATGGCACATTTAgtattttgtacttttgtttaattattttttttaaataacatgcaTAGAAATTGTGCACTAGAATTTGCAGAGAAATGCAATATGTAGCTTTTATGATGTAGAGTATGTGCTGACTTATTTTAACTTTGACCGTGGGTGTCTAATGTTTGCATATGACAGTAAATGCTTGAAGTGAAAATAAGGACGACGCCCGTGTCACTGCTGGTGTAAATTCGGGGTTATCTGGGAGAAACATCCAGTGTGAATTTAAGGTCGGAGTGAAGAAATCTCCATACGGAGACAGTGAGTCTGGAATCTACCGTCCTGCAGCCTTACTGCTCTGAGATCTGATGAATCTGAATGAATTCTCAAATCATAGATAGAGAAGGAAGGGGGTGCAGGAGGAACAGCGAGGAAATTAGAACCGTGCACAGTTTACTTAAAGCAGCTTCCGGTCGGCCAGTCACAGTGAACGAGGATTGAATAGGTGCTGGTGCTGATTTGGGCAAACTGAAGAACGATGGAGATAAGACACAATATTTGCATACTAAgaaaaaaaccaacaaaaacatccacaactGCAGTGTTCTGGGTTTAAATTCAGCAATGAGGGCTCGGGCCTCATTCATGTGCAGTCTGAGGTCCAATCACAGCAAGCGGGAGGCGGGTTGAACGCCCAGTGATGGAGAAGGGGGTGGGGAGGGAAGAGGAGGAAACTAATAAATAGACAGAAGGGGAAGATGAGGAGAGGAACACAGTAAAGAAGTGAGGACAGGTTTGTTCACAACATGTCAGTGGAAGTTAACTTCTTCATGCTCCTGCGCTGAGCCAAACTGGAAGCTGCGACTGGTTCCAGCACCGGTTGACACGTCTTATGGTTCAGCGCCGAGTACGTAGCAGCCATCGCTCCCTGAAAACAGCAGTCTCACATCTTTAATCTCACATTTTTAATCTCACCAAAGTGTAAGAATACTACAGATTCATTTTTTCAAGTTAAaacttttactttaaaaatattactttaaaattactttaaaaatatGTTTCATAAAATGTGTATGCAactaatttgttaatatttaaaacGTCAAATCAGTGCAACAAACCtaagaaaaaaattattttgttttgttaaattatttaataaacattatttctgttttttttttctcccctttaatttcattaaaacaaTTGTTTGTATTTAGTAAATATTTGTCTGTTATTATTCTTTCCTTAATAAGCAACTTTGGTTCTAATAAAAATCAATCAGAAGATTTCACATTTGCTGTtaagtttttgttttaattttaatgagAAAATTTTCAGCtcatatcttttatttatttatttatttattaggattttaacgtcatgttttacacactctggttacattagtgacagaaacggtagtcacccatcaagtttaatatcaaacacagtcatgaacaattttgtatcttcgattcacctcacttgcaaggactgtgggaggaaaccggagctcctggagaacatgcaaactccacacagaaaggacccggaccgccccacctggggatcgaacccaggaccttcttgctgtgaggcgacagtgctacccaccgcaccacccttttatttatttaatttattatttaatgaacACGAACCAAAGTGAAGTCAAAATATTAAACAGTCTGGTTTACAATCTTTTACAACCTGAAATTAGATTGTAAATCATGTTTAGTCTCCAGGatttatataaaatagtaaaaaaaaacaactattcCTACAAATGACAAAAAACAAAGATCAGATGTAAATCACATATCGTGTAAATTAAgtgaaattatttttaattgaacatttgcataaaagtaaaaaacaagTAATATTTAGGAATATAAACAATCGGAAAATATAAACTTGAACCAAACTCACCCCCTGTCTAGAGAAACCCTACTTAAGGtaaagtgttttgtttgtttccataaaaccatttttattacaaaaagctgagagaaatgttttaaatttacatttcaaaTGTAAGGCAGAACGAGTGGGACATCCATTAATAACAAAACATGCTGGTTAACAttcaattaattatttaaagatAAAAATCAAAGATAAGAAAGTGTAAAATCGGAGATTTTGGGAGCGTTACCTTAACCAGGTGAGGCGCGTCATGCCGGGTGAGCTGATAGTGGGGTAGCTGGTCCCTGCAGGCAATCCATGAGTGTTTCAGTACCTGCTCGGCTGAATAGCGCTGATTAGGATCCACGTGAAGCATGTGAGAAAGAAGATCCTGCAGAAAAAACGAGATTTATCATACATTACATGTTTAAAAGCATATAAACACCTTTTCTAATCATTTAGCTTTGCAATGTTAGTCACagtattgctaacaggtgtaaaaccAATTGTAGAGCTATACAATCATCCTAGACAAACTGTACAATAGGTCACTGTTAAGATCCTGGTGATTATTAGCATTtgattccagcttttcaatgagtCAGTTAAGCAAACTCATCCAAGAAACCAATATTGCTCAATATTAGTACACATCCTTATTCTTGCTcacataataaaaatgaattcctacagtcatgttccaaaatctagtgTAAAGCTATCCAGAACAGTGTCGGCTGTAGCAAATGTGCACTAAATAGATATTACTGcttcataaaaataataaagacacaTTGTCACGAAGTACGTATAATTACGAATGAATAATCATATATTGAATTAAATCGTATAGTTCACAGATGATTCAGGGGGTGGGCACTGAGGGTTACGAGTTAATTAATTAGCAAAATAAGAATACTGTTACCTTTGAGGAATCTGAGATGGTGTCCCAGTTGCCTCCACTGAGAGAAAATTTGCCACTGCCGATTCGTGACAGAATCTCCTCGGGGGTGTCGTTAGGACCGTGCACAAAGGGGGTGTACCTATAAAGCCAGAAGAAAAGGGGGGTGAAAGAGGCAGTAATTGAAAATGTACTTTTAAACAAGACTTGACAAAAGACCCCTGGACCGTTAAAAAGATCctaaataatgatataataacaaaataaatacagccTTTAAAATCTATGTCTATTAAAGGAACCCAGTAGCCACTTACCCAGCCAGCATGGTATAAAGAAGAACCCCCAAACTCCAGATATCACACGCTGCATCGTAACCCTGCCGCATCAAAACCTGCAAACACAGAATTATTCAGGATTATTAAAATGCTCCAGCTGGTACCACAGTGTCGGTGATCCGATGTGAAAAATAATTGATGTAAATCTCTCACCTCGGGTGCTACAAAGTTCGCAGTGTAGCAGGGTGTAAGCAACAAGCCGTTTCCCCCTCTTAACTGTTTGGCGAAGCCAAAGTCACAGATTCTGATGGAGTCAGGGTTCCCCGAGTCGTCCATGTACAGAATGTTGCTGGGCTTCAGGTCCCTGTGAACCACCTGAGGACACCAGATTAGTGATGCAGATTAAAATAAACCTTATTTTTCCTCACGATAAGGAAAAGGTTAGGAGAAAAAAAGTCCACAAAAACCACACATTCTACGTATTTTAATTGTCTGCAGGTAACAAACAGTTTTAAcaaactaggcataacattatgagcactgacaggtgaagtgaataacactgattatctcttcatcacagcacctgtcgggggggtatattaggcagaaagtgaacattttatcctcatagttgatgttagaagcaggaaaaatgggcgagcgtgaggatctgagcgagtttgacgagggccaaattgtgatggctagacgactgggtccgagcatctccaaaactgcagctcttgtggggtgttcccggtctgcagtggtcagtatctatcaaaagtggtccaatgaaaaaactgtggtaaaccggtgacagggtcatgggaggTCCAATCTAACGGACGAgccactgtagctcaaattgctgatgaagttcatgctggttctgatagaaaggtgtcagaatacacagagcatcacagtttgttgcgtatggggcagcaaaagggggaccaacacaatattaggaaggtcataatgttatgccttatcggtgtatatatttaaaagtaaaaatgtataatgtagGATTCACAGAAAAATCGTTGTGAGTCCAGTCTTCCCAAAATCACCAGGTGACACAGCAAGAAAAATTACAGGACAGGAgtacaggacgccaatccatcatcattcgtgtctgtatgtagattcTTTTTCAGCCGATAGCATAGCTGAGGACTCAAACCgtgaatcccagcagtagtaATTTACTACAGCTCCACCCAGGCTCCggtttaaaatattttgtgaGGAAAAAAGTGTGTTCTATCACATTCTGTCAGCACAAGTACATTATTCAGTGAGCAAATAAGTTGAAATGcatgaaaaataattaatagCATATCGAATCACCACACAGAATGATCAGTCCACCACCTCTTGTCACTATCTGTGAGAAGTTGTTCATGTTCATGCCTCATGATAAATGTGGGGCTTATTTTTTCCTCAACATCCCAAAAAACAAAGACGGTTTACTAACTGACTGCTTTAATTTGTTCCAGAGTGAGCGAGTAAGAAAATGTGTGGATACGTGTTGGAATGTCTCTGCTTTGCTTACAGTGATTTCAGGTTGCTCCGGACCCACCACAAGCCTGATCAGGATGAGACAATAGGCACAAAGGTAAAAATAGAAGACCATCATACCCCCTGGCAGTGCAGGTAGTCGACAGTTTTTGTGATGGTGTAAAGTACAGCGCTGGCCTCCCGCTCGGAGAAAAACTTCTGTCTGAGGATCTTATCCAGCAGTTCACCTCCCTTCATCAGCTCCGTCACCAGGTACACGAACCTCCCCTCATCGTACaccttaccacacacacacacagtcagtcagtcagtctgtgATGTACACACAGATCTACACGATGAGACCTTTAGAAGTGATGTTGGGTTTGACACTCACATCCTTTAGTGTGATGATATTCGGGTGCTGCCCGTACCGCATCAGGATCTCAATCTCCTCAGAGGGGTCTCGCTTACTTTTGTCAATAATCTGTAATAATGTGAGAGAAAATTTGGGAAAGGTTCGTATTAGGGGCCACAAAAAAAGTTCAAAAACACTTCTGGCTGAGGTGAGTGATACAGCCAAACCTTTATATCGTAACACAACACAAATATCTACAGCAAGATTGCAGAACAACAGGAagatttttgttttataaaGGTTTTATTGTAGTGTAGCATCTCTCACCTTTACTGCAAACTCCATAGCTGAGACTGCGTGAATGCAGCGCTTGCATATGGAATAGGAACCCACACCGATGGTCTCTTTCACCTCGTAAACGTCAGAGAATAGTGTCGATTCACTGTGCATCTGTGGGGGTGTTTATACAAAGAGGGGGTGTTCATGAAGCAATCACACACAGCCTTTATTTGAACCGACAGTCTTCCtaatgatagcccaaagctctacccactaggctaccacgtGTAAAATGGTATGTAATATGATCCAAAAAATACCAAGTAATTCTGTATTCTTGTGAAATGTACTtgtgttgtgtattttattattatttccattttaaatgaatttcaGCAAGCGTTAATATGACATTTATATTTGATCTTACTTTATTGTGTGTACCTGTACAATAGGGAGGATGTCAGACAGAGAGGAGATCTTGTTCTCCTCCAGTGAGACAGGAGCTACGAAGCTGAACCCTTTAAAGAGCTGGTGAGCGTTAGCACTGGCAGGAATTCCAGGAGAGTCTGTAGTGAAGAGAACGTGAATCAGAAGCATATAGGATAACACCGAGTACAGACTATGTAAGGTGCACGATTCTGTCTCAGGTACTGCATCAAAATGAACGGTTTAGATAATTAGAGAGGTTTAAGCTATTAATCCCCCATCACAGGTTTTTGGAAATTCTGGATACAAAATTACATCGATCTAATGCTGAGATTAAACAATGTCGTCATTGTTCATAATGTACATGTGTCCAAAAAACTGAGTCTGTAACCAGTAGCACAACTGCTTTGCTGTGTTGGCCTTTCACAGTGCAAAGCCAAAAAATTATAGACAgttgattcttttttttacttcttttatcTACCAATCTAGACATTTCCAGTCCCCGATTGTAAATCTGTAGCCGCTTGCACAACCCCAGAACTTCTTATCACCTACCAGTGTtaggttcccacacagagctgtatcatGTACCCTGCTTCCCAAATATAATGCATCAGAACTCTGTTAGAACTCTCGCAAAACTTCTGATGCGAATACAATTTGCCAGAGATACCAGGAGGAATTTAGTGTAAAATTTCAACTACGACTTACAGACCTGTTTGACCAGTATGACAATTTCTCTGGTACTTCAATCAGTctctatctatttcctcggctggtCCCAGTAGGGGTCGCGGGCACAGtttttttatgccagatgccctttctgacacaaccctccttatttatccgggcttgggaccggcactacagtgcactggtttatgcatcctagcggcttggtacctataggacaatttagtgtcttcaattagcctggctgcatgtttttggactgtgggaggaaaccagagcacccggaggaaacccacgcagacacggggagaacatgcaaactccgcacagaaaggacccggaccgccccacctggggatcgaacccaggaccttcttgctgtgaggcgacagtgctacccacttagccaccgtgccgccctggtaCTTCAATCAGTATagcagtgtaaatacagagattTAATAACGCGTACCTTTTGGCGTTTTGGCGGTGAACTCTGGGTCAAAGCAGAATGTGTCGTCTGGTTTTCCTGTAGCTGGTTTGAATGGAGGCTGCAGTTCACACCGGTACAGTTTCTGTACACAAAAAAATGCAactgctatacaaacacacGTAGACCTGCACTGACAGCACCAGAGACAGGGTTTATACTGAGGTGTACTGTACCTGCGACACCCTTCTGACTTAcagattcacaaggttatatcaaacacaaatcatggacaattttgtatctccatttcacctcacttgtatgtttttggacataGTATGTtacagacagggggagaacatgcaaaccacacagaaaggatccggaccaccccacctggggatcaaacccaggaccttctggctgtgacgtgacagtgctaaccactgagccaccatgccgcccatcgCAGCTTATACAGCCTCCTTTCTTCTAAAAAGGCATTTTGCAAGAATTTGGAGTGTGCCCATGGGAATTCTGTCAAtttggtcaaaagagcatttagaATCAGGCGCACATGTTGGATGAAAAGGCCTGTCTGGCAATCAatgttctgattcatcccaaatgtgttcagtgtGGTCAAGGCTAAGGCTCTGTTCAGACCActgaagtttctccacaccaaaatTAATAAACTAATTCTTTATCTCTTTACACTGTGTACGAGGCAAAgtcctgctggaacagaaatgggacttccctaaactgctgtcACAAAATTAGGGCATTGAATTTATATCACTGATTTAAAACTCCTATTAGCAATGAGTCTAGCTGAAAGGCCTTAACTCAACATTagcagtggtgtccacataccttcaGCTAAAAAGCGCATAAACATCTCCATTAGGAAACTCACGTTCCAGTCGATGGTGGAGAAGAAGACATGCCGTTTGATCTCCTCGACTCCATCAGGACCTGCTCCTGAACAAGACAGAAATATCAGCACTGAAAAAGGCTCCTGACATTGTGGTCATCATGCTGGAAGCTGCAGTAGATGTGGTGCTCACCTAAACGATTGGCTGGGTTTCTTTTGAACAGCATTCGTAACAGACTCTGTGCTTCAGAACTTAAAAACTGGGGCATTCCCAACTTCGCTCTGGACAAGAATATAAAGACAACGATAATTTAATTAGCACAGTAATAAAACTATTGCAGCCTTTTTAAGTGAGTGAAGTTCCACTCACTTGAGAATCATGTTCATGGTCTCATTTCGGTCTCTCCCTTGGAATGGTAACGTACCTGTTAGCATTTCATACTGAGGAAAAAAGAGAAACAATGCTTTACAAAGTTTGCTAAGTGGGGTGCTATGGGAGCACCTTTCTATTGATAAATGGGATCAATGACAAAgtgcatctgtatggtaggcACAATGAATTTATGTACACGATGGGTATACCTACACAATTTGATATAAATTAAGTCAATtgttacagtttatttatttatttagatgttttacacTGCATTTACACAATGGTTAATATTCACGACAGGAAAGGGTAGGTAatttctacagtatatatctcTACATGTCTATAGCACTTGTTAAGCACTGTTTTAGTATGTTTTTCATATTCCTTCTTTAAGACCAATTTTTTTTCAAGAATTTGAGAAGTGTTTCTACTTTCTCTTGGTTACAATTTTTTCCATAGTTTTTGGTATTCCTATACGTTGTCACACAAGTATTTGGGGCTTTCGGTTCAATTGTTTCAGTGTACTAGCTAAGCTGTCACACAAAATTACCCAATCAGACAACAAAATGTTCAGTAAAAATGTAGCGACGTGTTGGGAGGCTGACTTTGATTATTAGAAGCCGGTTGTTTGATTAAACTTACAACATAATAAACTTTGGTGCCCACAAATTCATTTCCAGACATTAATCCGCATTCACTGAGCTGCAAATTCAGAATGAACTCCCAAATTACAACCTGACAAAGTGCATCTGTGTGGTAGGTTCATTTTAATAATTGCACAATGACTGTATGAACAAAATAGGTGtacctaaacaaacaaaaaaaatcatatgatatgtatgtggacaccacagttttaataaattcagctatttcagccacacccactgctaacatgtGCAACATCAAATAACCTTTAAATGTGTGAATAACAGCATTTTGTTGCAGCATAGTTCTGTTACTGTACAcacagcaaggtccataaaaacacAATTTCACTGGTTTGATGTGGAGGAACCACAGTCTCGACATCAACCCCATCAAACACCTTTGGCAAAATATGACATGGCAGCTGTGAGCCAGGCGTTCTAGTTCAGCATGAGTGTATGTTGGTGAAGTGTCCACATAttggaaaaacaaacacacagaaatTTTAGCATGTATGCAGTTCCTACCATCAGAACACCAAGAGACCACCAGTCAGCACTCTGCGTGTGTCCTTTCCTGTTGACCACCTCAGGGGCCATATACTCCACAGTGCCACAGAATGAATAAGCTTTTCTGTCCTGGTCTACTGACTCTTTACTGAGCCCAAAGTCTGCAACATCGTCAACAACACATCAGTAGGTCATGAACACACTACGTTTAAAACCTTTAAATCAGTATTAAATGTGTTACCGTCGAAAAAGAACGTACCTGTTAACTTGATATGTCCAGCTTCATCaagcaaaatgctgaaaattaaaatcagattctccaatacagatacacacaaatatggagcaataaaaacaacaaaaaacacagaCATATAAATATGACAGAATTTAGAACAGTCACAATAATCTGTATGTTAATTATTATAAGACAAaatagagacagaaagagagatggTTTTATACATATTATGttcttttataaatatttaaggcCAAAGGAATGTATTATGTAAAGATTTAGCGGTCTCAACATCAAAATGATGGCAGTAAATAATAATCAcataataaattgattattttcCAAGTCAATGTAAACAATGTTAACAGCAAGTTATTTAACTATAGAAATCACAAAGTTTATTTGATCTGTTTAGAAAACAGACCAAGATTTATCCCAAACAAGTTCAAGTGTGAAGAAAATTGTGAGGAATTCTGGTAAAAGGACAGGCAAGTCTTAATAGGGCAGAATCAAATTTAGtttatagtttagtttttatacattttaatagaaTTTTAATGGAATAAAATACAATTCACCCAAGCACACAGCAAAATGTTCAGTAAACATCTAGCGACGTGTTTGGGAGGCTGACTTAGATTGTTAAAAGCTAGTTGCAAACTTTGGgtccaacaagttcatttcCAGACAGCTGAACTCCCAAATTACAAGATGATTTGGCCAAAATTCTCAGTTAAAGCTAAACTGCTAAATGAAACACAGTGGCAGAGCATTTTGCTTAAAATCTAGCCATCTCAGCCTGACCGTGGCCACTTTGCAAAGcaacaaaaacagaaagtaTCTGGTGTGCTGAGGGTGTTAGACTGCTGTTAGTCACATGTAACAGAAAGAGAAAGATCTACAGATAAAAGAAAGAGATGAAATATGGAACAGAGGAAGGGGATGCATTACTTTTCAGGCTTCAGGTCTCTGTAAACAATGCCTAGGTTGTGAAGGTGATCCAGTGCGAGGGCCAGCTCTGCAAGGTAGAATTTCACATCCTCCTCTGTAAACATAACCTAGTAAGAACTAAACAGATTTActctctcatccttcaccaaAAACCATCAAATACAACAAGACGAGTCCATAACAGTAGCatgaacacaatacacacagacatgttaTAGAGATCCACACAGTGCAGACGTGAACCAGGTAAAAATAATCTTTAAATGCCACAGTGGCTGAATATGagtatttatttcagtaatcaAGTTGCAtgagtataaaataaaaatgttattcatgtaaataaataagcaaatttTACTTATACTTCATATTATTATGGCAAATATATTATGATTTTCTCCATATAATTTCAAATATatgttcaataataataataatatgttcaataatttccttcgcgataaagtatctatctatctatctatccatccatccatccatccatccatccatccatccatcca
The nucleotide sequence above comes from Trichomycterus rosablanca isolate fTriRos1 chromosome 8, fTriRos1.hap1, whole genome shotgun sequence. Encoded proteins:
- the rps6kal gene encoding ribosomal protein S6 kinase alpha-6 yields the protein MDIHRFSSQVNGHQITDEPMEEGESCTHFDEGSYKEIPITHHVKEGCEKADSSQFELLKVLGQGSFGKVFLVRKLIGPDTGQLYAMKVLKKASLKVRDRVRTKMERDILVEVNHPFIVKLHYAFQTEGKLYLILDFLRGGDVFTRLSKEVMFTEEDVKFYLAELALALDHLHNLGIVYRDLKPENILLDEAGHIKLTDFGLSKESVDQDRKAYSFCGTVEYMAPEVVNRKGHTQSADWWSLGVLMYEMLTGTLPFQGRDRNETMNMILKAKLGMPQFLSSEAQSLLRMLFKRNPANRLGAGPDGVEEIKRHVFFSTIDWNKLYRCELQPPFKPATGKPDDTFCFDPEFTAKTPKDSPGIPASANAHQLFKGFSFVAPVSLEENKISSLSDILPIVQMHSESTLFSDVYEVKETIGVGSYSICKRCIHAVSAMEFAVKIIDKSKRDPSEEIEILMRYGQHPNIITLKDVYDEGRFVYLVTELMKGGELLDKILRQKFFSEREASAVLYTITKTVDYLHCQGVVHRDLKPSNILYMDDSGNPDSIRICDFGFAKQLRGGNGLLLTPCYTANFVAPEVLMRQGYDAACDIWSLGVLLYTMLAGYTPFVHGPNDTPEEILSRIGSGKFSLSGGNWDTISDSSKDLLSHMLHVDPNQRYSAEQVLKHSWIACRDQLPHYQLTRHDAPHLVKGAMAATYSALNHKTCQPVLEPVAASSLAQRRSMKKLTSTDML